The Bacteroides acidifaciens genome includes a region encoding these proteins:
- a CDS encoding ABC transporter ATP-binding protein, producing MKKVIEIQNIKRDFQVGDETVHALRGVSFTINEGEFVTIMGTSGSGKSTLLNILGCLDTPTSGEYLLDDIPVRTMSKPQRAVLRNRKIGFVFQSYNLLPKTTAVENVELPLMYNSSVSASERHRRAIESLQAVGLGDRLEHKSNQMSGGQMQRVAIARALVNNPAVILADEATGNLDTRTSFEILVLFQKLHAEGRTIIFVTHNPEIAQYSSRNIRLRDGHVIEDTVNSKILSAAEALAALPKNDED from the coding sequence ATGAAGAAAGTAATTGAAATACAAAATATCAAACGGGACTTCCAGGTGGGAGACGAAACTGTTCATGCGTTACGGGGCGTTTCGTTTACTATCAACGAAGGGGAGTTTGTCACCATCATGGGTACTTCCGGTTCGGGAAAGTCCACGCTGCTTAACATATTGGGCTGCCTGGACACCCCGACAAGCGGCGAGTATCTGCTCGACGATATTCCCGTCCGCACGATGAGCAAGCCTCAACGTGCAGTACTGAGGAATCGTAAGATTGGATTCGTGTTCCAAAGCTATAATCTGTTGCCTAAAACGACCGCAGTGGAAAATGTGGAACTGCCGCTTATGTACAACTCGTCCGTCAGTGCTTCCGAACGTCACCGCCGTGCCATCGAATCTTTGCAGGCTGTGGGATTGGGCGACCGTCTGGAACATAAATCCAACCAGATGTCCGGTGGACAGATGCAGCGGGTTGCCATTGCACGTGCGCTGGTAAATAATCCAGCTGTTATTCTTGCGGATGAAGCAACGGGAAACCTCGATACCCGCACCTCTTTCGAGATACTTGTCCTGTTTCAGAAACTTCACGCGGAAGGACGCACTATTATCTTTGTAACGCATAATCCCGAAATTGCGCAATATAGCAGCCGCAATATCCGTCTGCGCGATGGTCATGTCATAGAGGACACTGTCAACTCAAAGATTCTGTCCGCTGCCGAAGCACTTGCGGCATTGCCGAAAAACGACGAGGATTAA
- a CDS encoding ABC transporter permease, producing MNGTNLFKIALRALANNKLRAFLTMLGIIIGVASVITMLAIGQGSKKSIQQQISEMGSNMIMIHPGADMRGGVRQDPSAMQTLKLADYEALRDETSFLSAVSPNVSSSGQLIAGNNNYPASVNGVGTEYLDIRQLTVENGEMFTEADIQSSAKVCVIGKTIVDNLFPDGSDPVGKIIRFSKIPFRVVGVLKAKGYNSMGQDQDAVVLAPYTTVMKRLLAVTYLQGVFASALTEDMTEYATDEISTILRRNHKLKTTDNDDFTIRTQQELSTMLNSTTDLMTTLLACIAGISLVVGGIGIMNIMYVSVTERTREIGLRMSVGARGVDILSQFLIEAIMISITGGIIGVIIGCGASWIVKSVAHWPIFIQPWSVFLSFAVCTVTGVFFGWYPAKKAADLDPIEAIRYE from the coding sequence ATGAATGGAACTAATTTATTCAAGATAGCTCTCCGGGCATTGGCGAACAACAAATTACGTGCTTTTCTCACCATGCTCGGTATTATCATCGGTGTCGCTTCCGTCATCACGATGCTTGCTATCGGACAAGGTTCGAAGAAAAGTATCCAACAGCAGATTTCCGAGATGGGGTCGAACATGATTATGATTCACCCGGGAGCCGATATGCGTGGTGGTGTCCGGCAAGACCCGTCTGCCATGCAGACCTTGAAACTAGCCGATTACGAAGCCTTGCGCGATGAGACAAGTTTTTTGTCTGCTGTCAGCCCTAATGTCTCTTCATCAGGACAGCTTATTGCCGGCAACAATAACTATCCGGCATCCGTGAACGGCGTAGGAACGGAATACCTTGATATTCGCCAGTTGACGGTGGAAAATGGGGAGATGTTCACCGAAGCCGACATTCAAAGCTCTGCAAAAGTATGCGTGATAGGAAAGACAATAGTGGACAATCTTTTCCCGGACGGAAGTGACCCGGTAGGCAAGATTATCCGTTTCAGCAAGATACCCTTCCGGGTGGTAGGCGTGCTCAAGGCAAAGGGCTACAACTCTATGGGACAAGACCAGGATGCCGTAGTACTTGCTCCTTATACCACTGTGATGAAGCGTTTGCTTGCCGTCACATACCTGCAAGGCGTGTTTGCTTCTGCGCTCACCGAAGATATGACAGAATATGCTACGGATGAAATCAGTACGATTCTCCGCCGCAACCATAAGTTGAAAACAACGGACAATGATGATTTCACCATCCGTACCCAACAAGAACTGAGCACGATGCTCAACTCTACCACCGACCTGATGACGACCCTGCTTGCCTGCATCGCAGGAATTTCACTGGTGGTAGGCGGTATCGGGATTATGAATATCATGTATGTATCCGTCACGGAACGTACCCGCGAGATTGGTTTGCGTATGTCTGTCGGTGCACGGGGTGTTGATATTCTGAGCCAGTTCCTTATTGAAGCCATCATGATTAGTATCACGGGCGGCATCATCGGGGTGATTATCGGTTGCGGAGCCAGTTGGATTGTGAAAAGTGTGGCGCATTGGCCTATCTTTATCCAACCTTGGAGTGTATTCCTTTCTTTTGCGGTATGCACTGTCACCGGAGTCTTCTTCGGATGGTATCCCGCCAAGAAAGCCGCAGATTTAGACCCGATAGAAGCCATCAGATACGAATAA
- a CDS encoding sensor histidine kinase has product MKQNFTSARRPLEILIHIIGWGIMFGFPFFFVERGNGNINWMAYIRHLAVPLSFMIVFYVNYFLLVPRYLFQGQAKRYIIYNIIFLCAIGVLLHLWQSLTFDSSFASRPKRPGMPPGWLFFLRDMLSLVFTIGLSAAIRMSARWTQNEAARKEAERSRAEAELKNLRNQLNPHFLLNTLNNIYALIAFDSDKAQEAVQELSKLLRYVLYDNQQTYVPLCKEVDFIRNYIELMRIRLSANVQMTTQFDIQPDSQMLIAPLIFISLIENAFKHGISPTEPSFISIHISENDKEVVCEIRNSNHPKTVEDKSGSGVGLEQVSRRLEILYPGAYTWSKGSSEDESVYESRLSIKIKE; this is encoded by the coding sequence ATGAAACAAAACTTTACATCTGCGCGTCGTCCTCTGGAGATACTGATACACATTATCGGCTGGGGGATTATGTTCGGTTTCCCGTTCTTTTTCGTTGAACGCGGAAACGGGAACATTAACTGGATGGCTTATATACGCCATCTTGCCGTACCACTTTCTTTCATGATTGTGTTCTACGTCAACTATTTCCTTCTGGTTCCCCGTTATCTTTTCCAGGGGCAGGCAAAGAGATACATCATCTATAACATTATCTTTTTATGCGCCATCGGAGTTTTACTCCACCTTTGGCAAAGCCTGACGTTCGACTCGTCATTTGCATCCAGACCAAAGCGTCCGGGTATGCCACCGGGATGGCTGTTCTTCCTTAGGGATATGCTGAGTCTCGTCTTTACCATCGGGCTGAGCGCCGCCATCCGTATGAGTGCGCGATGGACGCAGAACGAAGCCGCCCGTAAAGAAGCGGAACGAAGCCGCGCGGAAGCCGAACTGAAAAACCTGCGGAACCAGTTGAACCCGCACTTTTTGCTGAATACCTTGAATAACATTTATGCTTTGATTGCCTTTGATTCGGATAAGGCACAGGAAGCGGTACAAGAGTTGAGCAAACTTCTCCGATATGTGTTGTATGATAATCAGCAGACGTATGTCCCTCTCTGCAAGGAAGTAGATTTTATCCGCAATTATATTGAGTTGATGCGTATCCGCCTGTCCGCGAATGTACAGATGACCACTCAATTCGACATTCAGCCGGATAGCCAGATGCTTATTGCTCCGCTTATCTTCATTTCGTTGATAGAGAATGCTTTCAAGCATGGCATCTCTCCTACTGAACCTAGTTTTATCAGTATTCATATTTCGGAGAATGATAAGGAAGTGGTTTGTGAAATCCGCAACAGCAATCATCCCAAGACGGTGGAAGATAAAAGTGGTTCGGGTGTCGGGTTAGAGCAAGTGAGCCGACGGTTGGAGATACTTTACCCGGGGGCTTACACTTGGTCGAAAGGCAGCTCGGAAGACGAATCTGTCTATGAATCGAGACTGAGTATTAAAATCAAAGAGTAG
- a CDS encoding LytR/AlgR family response regulator transcription factor, translated as MVLRCAIVDDEPLALSLLESYVNKTPFLQLAGKYSSAVQAMKELPDEEVELLFLDIQMPELNGLEFSKMVDSRTRIVFTTAFGQYAIDGYRVNALDYLLKPISYVDFLQAANKALQWFELVQKPEEIDSIFVKSDYKLVQVDLKKITYIEGLKDYIKIYTEDAPKPILSLMSMKAMEELLPSSRFIRVHRSFIVQKDKIRVIDRGRIVFDKTYIPISDSYKQVFQTFLDERS; from the coding sequence ATGGTATTACGTTGTGCAATTGTTGATGATGAGCCTTTAGCTCTCAGCCTGTTAGAAAGTTATGTGAACAAGACTCCGTTCCTGCAACTCGCAGGAAAATATTCCAGCGCAGTCCAGGCAATGAAGGAATTGCCGGATGAAGAGGTGGAACTTCTGTTTTTGGACATTCAGATGCCGGAGCTTAACGGACTGGAGTTCTCGAAGATGGTAGACTCCCGCACCCGTATCGTGTTTACTACAGCTTTCGGGCAATATGCTATCGACGGTTATCGTGTCAACGCACTCGATTATCTGCTGAAGCCAATCTCATACGTTGATTTCCTGCAAGCGGCAAACAAAGCGCTCCAATGGTTCGAACTGGTTCAGAAGCCGGAAGAGATAGATAGTATTTTCGTGAAAAGCGACTATAAGCTGGTACAGGTAGACCTCAAGAAAATCACGTATATCGAAGGTTTGAAAGATTATATCAAAATCTATACAGAAGATGCCCCCAAACCCATTTTGTCACTTATGAGCATGAAAGCAATGGAAGAACTTTTGCCTTCCAGCCGTTTCATACGCGTGCATCGTTCGTTCATTGTCCAGAAAGATAAGATACGTGTGATTGACCGTGGTCGTATCGTCTTCGACAAGACATATATCCCCATCAGTGATAGTTACAAGCAAGTTTTCCAAACTTTTCTTGATGAAAGGAGCTAA
- a CDS encoding tyrosine-type recombinase/integrase — translation MANLFITIVPTKILANGQHKIRIAVSHNWDTRYIPTSIVIDSLNEFKNGKIVKRSDKELLNAKLKRIYDTYYERCESIEYADSLTCTQLVKIITSPINGEQHRKFEDIVEEFLSQIDEDDREKTHKLYKLAAKHFIRFTGPSTLMEHITPIRINNYLTHLRKSKLSPTSIKIYITLLKVIINYAIKMRYVEYKVDPFVTASIPSAKKRDTHITVEQLKIIRDMVPNQYNVSVVRDIFMLTYYLAGMNLVDMLAYDFRTNIVDYIRIKTRNTKDGDRLTSFAIPDEAKPLIKKYMNKNTGKLVFGKYKTYVSCYNTLTRKMKVLKTVAGVTHNLTLYSARKSFVQHGYDLGIPLSTLEYCIGQSMKEDRPIFNYVSIMKKHADKAIREILDNLK, via the coding sequence ATGGCTAATCTATTTATCACAATCGTACCAACTAAAATATTGGCAAACGGCCAACATAAAATAAGAATTGCTGTGTCTCACAACTGGGACACACGTTACATTCCGACCAGTATAGTTATAGACTCACTCAATGAGTTCAAAAATGGAAAAATTGTAAAGCGTTCAGATAAAGAACTACTAAATGCAAAACTTAAAAGAATTTATGATACTTATTACGAACGCTGTGAAAGTATAGAATACGCAGATTCACTTACCTGTACACAGTTAGTCAAAATAATAACCAGCCCAATTAACGGTGAACAACACCGCAAATTTGAGGATATAGTTGAAGAATTCCTCTCACAGATAGATGAGGATGATAGAGAAAAAACGCATAAACTTTATAAATTGGCCGCTAAACATTTTATTCGGTTTACTGGTCCAAGTACACTCATGGAACACATAACACCAATCCGGATTAATAACTATCTAACGCATTTAAGGAAAAGCAAACTCTCTCCTACCTCAATCAAAATCTATATTACACTATTGAAAGTAATAATAAACTATGCCATCAAGATGAGATACGTAGAATATAAAGTAGATCCATTTGTCACAGCTTCCATTCCTTCAGCTAAGAAAAGAGACACACATATCACAGTTGAACAACTAAAGATTATTAGAGATATGGTGCCTAATCAATATAACGTATCAGTAGTTCGCGACATATTCATGCTTACTTATTACTTAGCCGGCATGAACTTAGTTGATATGCTAGCTTACGACTTCCGGACCAACATTGTAGATTACATCAGAATCAAGACAAGGAATACTAAGGATGGCGACCGGTTGACTTCGTTTGCGATTCCTGATGAAGCAAAACCTCTCATCAAGAAATATATGAATAAGAATACCGGAAAGCTTGTATTTGGAAAGTATAAAACTTATGTATCCTGTTATAATACACTCACCCGGAAAATGAAAGTTCTGAAAACAGTAGCAGGCGTTACTCACAACTTAACATTATATTCAGCTCGCAAATCATTCGTCCAACATGGCTACGATCTTGGAATACCCCTTAGCACTCTTGAATACTGTATCGGTCAGTCAATGAAAGAAGATCGTCCAATCTTCAACTATGTATCAATCATGAAAAAACATGCAGATAAAGCGATACGCGAGATACTTGATAATCTGAAATAA
- a CDS encoding EcsC family protein — MNTYEESQIKDIKIWKATEPSVVSKAVGYMTKPIVLVANRIIPQKAIQGALTASNTLAKLITDEQDIIRNAKVNSIIELKTKDLQLSDKLADEVHNWALAGLGLEGGVTGFFGLPGMFVDIPMVVTIALRTIHKIGICYGYKALTLEDTQFVYSIMSVAGSNSMQEKNMALVTLKQLNVILVKQSWKKMAEKATVNKYCSEAILITIKSLAKQLGINITKRKAIQAIPLIGAGVGATMNIAFINDICLAARRSFQERWLIDNGKVQSI, encoded by the coding sequence ATGAATACGTACGAAGAAAGTCAAATTAAAGACATTAAGATTTGGAAAGCTACTGAACCATCGGTAGTTTCCAAAGCTGTAGGTTATATGACTAAGCCTATTGTTCTGGTTGCAAATAGAATTATCCCACAAAAAGCGATACAAGGTGCTCTAACAGCTTCTAATACCTTGGCAAAGTTAATTACTGATGAACAAGATATTATACGGAATGCAAAAGTTAATTCAATAATTGAGTTAAAAACAAAAGATCTTCAATTGTCCGATAAGTTAGCAGATGAAGTTCATAATTGGGCATTGGCCGGACTTGGTCTAGAAGGGGGAGTCACTGGCTTTTTTGGCTTACCAGGTATGTTTGTTGATATTCCTATGGTTGTAACTATTGCATTAAGAACAATACATAAAATAGGAATTTGCTATGGTTATAAAGCATTAACATTAGAAGATACTCAATTTGTATATTCTATAATGTCTGTTGCCGGTTCTAATTCTATGCAAGAAAAGAATATGGCATTAGTTACTCTTAAACAATTAAATGTTATTCTTGTAAAACAAAGTTGGAAAAAAATGGCTGAAAAAGCTACTGTAAATAAGTATTGTAGTGAAGCCATATTGATTACAATCAAAAGTCTAGCTAAACAACTTGGTATTAATATCACAAAAAGAAAGGCAATTCAAGCAATTCCTCTTATAGGTGCCGGTGTTGGTGCAACTATGAATATTGCTTTTATAAATGATATATGTTTGGCCGCAAGAAGAAGTTTTCAAGAACGTTGGCTTATTGATAATGGAAAAGTTCAATCGATTTAA
- a CDS encoding HTH domain-containing protein, translating to MTLHEAIIKLLKEKGTPMTTTEIANALNENKWYVKKDKSEITPFQIHGRTKNYDKLFRRLGSTVYLVTD from the coding sequence ATGACATTACACGAAGCTATTATTAAATTGTTGAAAGAAAAGGGTACTCCTATGACAACAACAGAGATTGCAAATGCTCTCAATGAAAATAAATGGTATGTGAAGAAAGATAAAAGTGAAATTACTCCTTTTCAAATCCATGGGCGTACTAAAAACTACGATAAACTTTTTCGTAGACTGGGAAGTACTGTCTATTTGGTCACTGACTAA
- a CDS encoding helix-turn-helix domain-containing protein — MEINYKQIIFAREYRGYSQTELASKIVGLSQSNLSKYEKGIGPLSTDVLNRIIDFLGFPTDFYEKKISNIAENAHYRRKKGMTKNERSQIDLSNKLLGYIVDQMGESVEFPDMSFRMIDLEDGYTPETVAQYTRKYLGLKDEPVRNIFSLLERNGIIIIELDYDVDLFDGVSFLTDGGYYVIIINKNFSNDHKRFTLAHELGHLIMHTSNEFLISEYRDKEDEANRFASEFLMPSDAISNSLRGLKLQYLVELKRYWLTSMASIVRRAKDLKCITNEKYKYFSIELSRRGYRKSEPVSVYIDMPNMYNEAYKLHKNELEYSNEEMATAFSLPLDVLTRFCCPTKTNLKLRLSI, encoded by the coding sequence ATGGAAATCAACTATAAGCAGATAATATTTGCTCGTGAATATCGAGGTTACTCGCAAACCGAGCTTGCTTCTAAGATTGTTGGATTGTCACAATCCAATTTATCTAAGTATGAGAAGGGTATTGGTCCTTTATCTACCGATGTACTTAATCGCATAATTGATTTTCTGGGATTTCCAACTGACTTTTATGAGAAGAAAATCTCAAATATTGCAGAAAATGCGCACTACCGAAGGAAGAAAGGAATGACTAAAAATGAACGTTCCCAAATAGACCTTTCAAACAAGTTATTAGGTTATATTGTAGACCAAATGGGGGAGTCTGTGGAATTTCCAGATATGTCATTTCGAATGATTGACCTTGAAGATGGATATACACCCGAAACCGTGGCTCAGTACACCAGGAAGTATTTAGGCTTGAAAGATGAACCGGTTCGGAATATATTCTCTTTGCTGGAAAGAAATGGGATTATAATCATAGAATTGGATTATGATGTGGATCTATTTGACGGGGTTTCTTTTTTGACAGATGGTGGATATTATGTGATTATTATTAATAAGAATTTCAGTAATGACCATAAAAGATTCACTTTAGCACATGAACTGGGACATTTGATCATGCATACTTCAAATGAGTTTCTAATCTCTGAATATCGGGATAAAGAAGATGAAGCAAATAGATTTGCTTCAGAATTCCTTATGCCTTCTGATGCTATATCAAATTCTTTACGTGGACTAAAACTGCAGTATTTGGTGGAATTAAAAAGATATTGGTTAACTTCCATGGCATCTATTGTACGTAGGGCAAAAGATTTGAAATGTATTACTAACGAAAAATATAAATATTTTAGTATTGAACTAAGTAGAAGAGGATATAGAAAAAGTGAACCTGTGAGTGTATATATTGATATGCCGAATATGTACAATGAAGCTTATAAACTTCATAAGAATGAATTGGAATACTCAAATGAGGAAATGGCAACTGCATTTAGTTTGCCTCTTGATGTTCTTACTAGATTTTGCTGTCCTACAAAAACTAATTTGAAATTAAGATTGAGTATATAA
- a CDS encoding histidine kinase, producing the protein MKMLIYITMFLMSGIWFTSCKTSHNIESQKQIDYSGDFLYLRNLIESLQLDVNKQTKVTTDKLSNLKIENKTVYLSLPDSAGKQYPVKESTTTASKQEQERTEIDETLSITLQQFSNRLDTISNKVNALLNQREKVAELSWWDLHKDKVYCYVIGLILAGWLGCKFKK; encoded by the coding sequence ATGAAAATGCTAATCTATATAACCATGTTCTTGATGTCAGGAATATGGTTTACTTCCTGCAAAACTTCTCATAACATTGAGTCACAAAAGCAGATTGACTATTCAGGGGATTTTTTGTATTTGCGAAACTTAATTGAATCATTACAGCTGGATGTGAATAAGCAAACGAAAGTTACTACTGACAAGTTGAGTAATCTGAAAATTGAGAATAAAACAGTTTACTTGTCGCTTCCGGATTCAGCCGGAAAACAGTATCCAGTCAAAGAAAGTACTACTACCGCTTCCAAACAGGAGCAAGAACGGACTGAAATTGATGAAACATTATCCATTACTTTGCAGCAGTTTTCGAATCGACTTGATACTATAAGTAACAAGGTGAATGCTTTACTAAATCAAAGAGAGAAGGTAGCCGAGTTATCTTGGTGGGATTTGCATAAAGATAAAGTTTATTGCTATGTCATTGGCTTGATTCTTGCGGGATGGTTGGGGTGTAAATTTAAGAAATAA
- a CDS encoding N-acetylmuramoyl-L-alanine amidase, producing MKVLIDNGHGSNTPGKCSPDGRLKEYAYTREIAGRVVFELRKLGVDTECIVKEEADVPLAERCRRVSEYKASEAILISIHCNAAGNGSNWMQARGWEAWTSVGQTKADKLADYLYGAAEECLPGMKIRKDMADGDPDKESSFYILKHTKCPAVLTENLFQDNREDVDFLLSEEGKRTIVSLHVKGICKYLKV from the coding sequence ATGAAAGTATTGATTGATAACGGTCACGGTAGTAATACTCCGGGTAAGTGTTCTCCGGATGGTAGGTTAAAAGAATACGCCTATACCCGTGAAATAGCTGGGCGTGTAGTATTTGAATTGCGTAAACTGGGAGTAGATACTGAATGTATTGTGAAAGAAGAGGCGGATGTACCATTGGCAGAACGTTGTCGGAGAGTGAGCGAGTATAAGGCTTCCGAAGCAATTCTTATTTCTATCCATTGTAATGCAGCTGGTAATGGCTCAAATTGGATGCAGGCACGTGGTTGGGAAGCATGGACTAGCGTGGGGCAGACAAAAGCCGATAAGTTAGCTGACTATCTGTATGGGGCTGCTGAGGAATGCTTGCCTGGAATGAAGATACGGAAGGATATGGCAGACGGTGATCCAGATAAGGAGAGTAGTTTTTATATCTTGAAGCATACGAAGTGTCCGGCTGTTCTGACGGAGAATCTATTTCAGGATAACAGAGAAGATGTGGATTTCCTGTTGTCAGAAGAAGGTAAACGGACTATTGTCTCTCTTCATGTGAAAGGTATTTGTAAATATCTGAAAGTATGA
- a CDS encoding RNA-directed DNA polymerase, which yields MGEQLELFIGYPSNDELGKSQHQNTEKVDTRASSAWGVNFNNGNVNTNGRLSAYRVRPVSATDNIVYDITLSSIFEAMYECVRQKRTSHDCIKFYDDYQYTLVRLWNAIVHGEYVPDFSKAFVRTRPVYREIFAAAFIDRIVHHWIAIRIEPLLELRFKAQGNVSKNCRKGEGCLSAVHYLNSMIVEVSKNYTIDAYVLKADFLNFFMSISKSLVWEMMDIFLRDNYKDDDIDCLLYLLVVTIFHCPQDKCHRRSPLSMWDKFPCSKSLFYNDKGNGTPPGNLLSQLIANFLASVFDYYVMEILGFKHYVRFVDDFCIVVKSPEDILPKVSLMNGFLKEQLLLQLHPKKVYFQHYKKGVLFVGAFILPGRIYISKRVVGNAYDAVRKFNKIAETGLAEAYAEKFISTMNSYYGLMRHFATYNIRRKLATMLVAEWWEYVYIDGPFEKFVLKNKYNERKQLIKHIKKHGAKKYLTPDMC from the coding sequence ATGGGTGAGCAACTAGAATTATTTATTGGGTATCCTTCCAACGATGAGTTGGGAAAGAGTCAGCATCAAAACACTGAAAAAGTGGATACAAGGGCTTCCAGCGCTTGGGGGGTGAACTTCAACAACGGCAACGTCAACACCAACGGCCGCCTGAGCGCCTATCGTGTTCGCCCCGTTTCCGCAACAGATAATATAGTCTATGACATCACCCTTAGCAGTATTTTTGAAGCCATGTACGAATGCGTCCGGCAGAAGCGTACAAGCCATGACTGTATTAAATTCTATGACGATTACCAATACACGCTGGTGCGGCTATGGAACGCAATCGTTCATGGTGAATATGTACCGGACTTCTCGAAAGCCTTTGTCCGTACCCGCCCGGTTTACCGGGAAATCTTTGCTGCTGCATTCATCGACCGAATAGTGCATCATTGGATTGCCATCCGTATTGAACCTCTGTTGGAACTACGGTTCAAAGCACAAGGCAATGTCTCTAAGAACTGCCGTAAAGGTGAGGGGTGTCTGTCTGCCGTACACTACCTGAATAGCATGATTGTCGAAGTGAGTAAGAATTATACTATCGACGCTTATGTTCTTAAAGCCGACTTTCTGAATTTTTTCATGTCGATTTCCAAGTCTTTGGTTTGGGAGATGATGGATATTTTCTTGAGAGACAACTATAAGGATGATGATATCGACTGTCTGCTCTATCTCCTTGTCGTCACAATCTTCCATTGCCCGCAAGATAAGTGTCACCGACGGTCGCCATTATCCATGTGGGACAAGTTCCCCTGTAGCAAAAGTCTTTTTTATAATGATAAGGGCAACGGTACTCCGCCGGGCAATCTCCTTTCTCAGCTTATAGCCAATTTCCTGGCATCAGTTTTCGATTACTATGTAATGGAGATATTGGGATTCAAGCATTACGTTCGTTTTGTTGATGATTTCTGCATCGTGGTGAAGTCGCCTGAGGATATTTTGCCCAAGGTTTCTCTAATGAACGGTTTCCTGAAGGAGCAACTCCTTCTACAACTGCATCCGAAGAAAGTCTATTTTCAACACTATAAAAAAGGAGTCCTGTTTGTTGGTGCGTTCATCCTGCCGGGCAGGATTTATATCAGCAAGAGGGTTGTCGGCAATGCTTATGACGCTGTGAGGAAATTTAATAAGATAGCAGAAACAGGGCTTGCGGAAGCATACGCTGAAAAGTTTATAAGTACAATGAACTCTTATTACGGCCTGATGCGCCACTTTGCAACGTACAATATACGAAGGAAATTGGCAACAATGCTTGTGGCGGAATGGTGGGAATATGTCTACATCGACGGCCCCTTTGAGAAATTTGTGTTGAAGAATAAATACAATGAAAGAAAACAACTAATTAAACATATCAAAAAACATGGAGCAAAAAAATATCTTACCCCGGATATGTGCTAA
- a CDS encoding four helix bundle protein, with product MALSEDLKISDAMYRLLNKIIDARVHFPKEFRYEFASDIISCALNCMKYIRYANSDMYPPRRADNLMRLRCELDNLGVLLRICQERKFISVKMAADITLLLASVGKQATGWYKKTLSDWERSTGKDERALREYQYQLEYFAKPEP from the coding sequence ATGGCTCTCTCCGAAGACCTCAAAATATCAGATGCAATGTATCGGTTACTGAATAAGATAATTGATGCGCGTGTCCATTTTCCGAAGGAATTCCGTTACGAATTTGCTTCCGATATCATTTCCTGCGCCCTGAACTGCATGAAATATATCCGTTACGCCAATTCGGATATGTACCCGCCGCGCCGGGCTGATAACCTGATGAGACTTCGTTGCGAGCTGGATAATTTAGGAGTACTGCTAAGGATATGTCAAGAACGAAAGTTTATCAGCGTCAAGATGGCGGCCGACATCACTCTTCTGTTGGCGAGTGTCGGCAAACAAGCCACGGGCTGGTATAAAAAAACACTCTCTGATTGGGAAAGGTCAACAGGCAAGGACGAACGTGCCCTGCGGGAATACCAGTACCAACTTGAGTATTTCGCAAAGCCGGAGCCATAA